The Alcaligenes faecalis sequence AATCAAGGTCTGCGCCTTATCCTTTGAGCGGTTCCAGATACGAACCTGATGGCCAGCATTCAGCAAACGGCGCACCATCGGTTGTCCCATACGGCCCAAACCACAAAAACCAATATTCATGTCTCGTCCTTTACGCCCCCACCACAATGGATCTGGCTGAAACGGGGCAAGAAAAACCCGCCTGTCCGGCGGGTGGGTTCTGGTCGGCCCAAACCCGGGCCGCCTTCATGCTGATGCTCAAGCTGCGTCGGGCTGACGGTCGGGAGCGGCTTCCTGGAAAGCGGACAGCTCAAGGCATTTTTCTTCGACGGCCAGCAGGCGGGGAAATGCGCTCAGATCGATTTCAAAGCGACGCGCATTGAACATCTGGGGAATCAGGCAAATTTCAGCAATACCGGGGGTATCACCGAAGATAAAGGGATGGTCCTTTTTGCCATGACGTTGTACCAGGGCCTCCAGACCCTCCAGCCCTACCGTGACCCAATGGCGGTACCACTGGTTGCGGGCGTCTTCCTCGGCATGCAGCTCGTTTTTCAAATACTGAAGCACACGCAGATTGTTCAGCGGATGAATATCGCAGGCCACGGTTTGAGCCATGGAACGTGCCCAGGCCCGCTCTGCCGAAGCTTTGGGCAGCAAAGGCAGCTCGGGATAGCGTTCGTCCAGATACTCCAAAATGGCCAGGGATTGCGTGATGATCAGACCATCATCGTCCAAGGCTGGCAGCAACTGCACGGGGTTGATCTGCACATAATCCGGCTGATGCTGCTGACCGCCATCTTTAAGCAGATGCACAGGCTTGATCTGGTAATCCAGACCCTTGAGGTTCAGACCAATCCGCACCCGGTAAGCGGCGGAACTGCGAAAGTAGCTATACAGAATCATCTTGTCTCCTGTCCACCCTGCAAAAATCGTTTTTTATTTGTTCAGGCTTTCAATTTTGCGCGACAACTCTCGAGGCAGCGGGAAGGCAATATTTTCTTCCACCCCATCCAGGGCCCGCACTTTGCCTACGCCCAGTTCCTGCAAACGCTGAATCACCTGATTGACCAGAACTTCCGGTGCCGATGCGCCCGCTGTCACGCCCACACGCTTCTTACCCACCAGCCAGGCCGGATCAATCATTTCCGGTTTATCCAGCAGATAAGCTTCCGCGCCCTTGCGTTCAGCCACTTCGCGCAAACGATTGGAGTTTGAGCTGTTGGTACTGCCCACTACCAGGACCAGATCGCACTGTGGAGCCATGATCTTGACCGCATCCTGACGGTTCTGGGTGGCGTAACAGATGTCGCTTTTCTTGGGTTCCACGATGTTGGGGAAACGCTCGCGCAAGGCCTGGGCCACGACAGCCGCATCATCTACGGACAAGGTAGTTTGCGTCACGAAGGCCAGCTTGTCGGGATCAGCCACTTTCAGGTTGGCGACGTCCTCGGGCGTTTCCACCAGGTACATGCCGCCGTCGGCCTGTCCCAAGGTGCCCTCGACCTCAGGGTGACCGACGTGACCAATCATGATGATTTCCCGGCCTTCGGTGCGCATGCGGGAGACCTCGATATGCACTTTGGTCACCAGCGGGCAGGTGGCGTCAAAGACTTTCAGGCCACGTTTTTCGGCATCGTCACGCACCTGACGCGAGACGCCGTGAGCCGAGAAAATCACGATTGCCCCCGAAGGCGCTTCATCCAACTCTTTAATAAAGATCGCCCCTTTGTTGCGCAGGTCTTCGACCACGTAACGGTTATGGACGATTTCATGGCGCACGTAGATCGGTGCACCGTGCAATTCCAAGGCGCGTTCGACAATATCAATTGCGCGGTCAACCCCAGCACAGAATCCACGGGGCTGGGCCAGAACAACCTCAGCGTTCTGAACGGGAGTAGCTTGACTCATTAAAGAATCCCCAAAATATGAACATCCAGGCGCAAAGCCACGCCAGCCAAAGGATGGTTGAAATCGAACAAGGCCGTCTTGTCGTCGATTTCCTTGAGCACACCCGAATAGCGGCTGCCATTAGGCGCAGCAAACTCCACCATATCACCGGGCACGAACTCCACCCCCTCAGCAGCATTGCTGGCCAGCATTTCACGAGTGATGCGCTGCAAAAGATCCGGGTTACGGGCGCCGTAAGCATCTTCAGGGGTGATGTCGAGCTGAAAGCGCTCGTCTTCACGGCGACCCAGCAACTTCTCTTCCATGCCGGGGGCCCACTGGCCATTGCCCAACTGCAAGGTCGCCGGGCGGCCCGTAAAGGTATCCGCAAACACAGAGCCTGCCGCCGGGCCACTGGCCAGCTCTATACGATAGTGCAAAGTCAGGTAGGAATCCTGACGGACAATTCCAAGCTCGGAACTAGCAGAGTTACTCACGATCGCTCACTATAGAAAATCATTCAATTACCGCATTTTAGCGTTTCTTATGGCCACATCCACTTTACGCCGCCAAGGGCCCCGTGAGCGCATGTTGGCGCACGGTCCTGCCTGTCTGAGCACCCCGGAACTGCTGGGCATTGTCCTGCGCACCGGTACACGCGAGCGCAATGCTGTCGAGCTGGGCCAGATGTTGCTGGACCATTTTAACGGACTCAAAGGATTATTATCGGCCGATGCGTCGGCCCTGCGCCAACTGGACGGAATCGGCCCGGCCAAATGCGCGGAACTGTTGGTTATCCGGGAACTGCAACGGCGCTGTGCCCTGGAGTCCCTGAGCGGATTGCCAGTCCTGAACCAGGCGGACAAAGTGCGCGAATACTGTCTGGCCCATATCGGACACCTGCCCGTAGAGCACTGCCTGGCCCTGTTTCTGGACAATCAGTTACGCCTGATCTGTGCCGAGGAAATCAGCCGGGGCACCGTGAATCAGGCCTCGGTCTACCCACGGGAGATCTTGCGCGCTGCCCTGCGTCACCATAGCTGCGCCATTATTCTGGCGCACAATCACCCCTCTGGCGCAGCCTATCCCAGTGCATCTGATATCCGGCTGACCCGACACATACGCCAGGCATTGGCATTAGTAGATATACGTTTGTTGGACCATATTATTGTCACACCCAGCCAGACCGTCTCCATGGCCGAACGCGGGGATCTGTAGCCGGTATTCACGTCCTCAAGAGGCACACATCACCGCTCAGGCCTGCTCGTGTTGCTCCTGTGCCGCGCTTTGACGGAGTTTTCTTTGAAAAGTGGCAGCTCGATGCTAAAATCTCAGGCTTCATCGGATACGTGGCAAAAAGTCTTTAGGCATTATTCAATCGGGCAGGATGTAAACCCCTACCCGATTAAAAAAACAGCCCTCTAGCTTTTTAGTGCCGGTACTTACAAGAAAAATTGAAAATCTGCCCTGCGCAGCTTTATTTTTTGTAAATACGTGCCTTGCTGGCGGTCCTTATTTGTCAAAACAGGAATCATCATGAAAGAAGGCATTCACCCAGAATACCGTGACGTGGTGTTTCTGGACCTGCAAACGGGCAACTCCTTTATCACCCGTTCCACTGTCCAGACTCGCGAAACCACCGAAAAAGACGGTCAGACCTACCCGCTGTTCAAGTGTGACGTGACGTCCGAGTCGCACCCCTTCTACACGGGCGCTCAAACCCGTATCGTGGAAACTGGCCGCGTTGAAAAATTCCGCGCCCGTTTTGCCCGTACGGCTGGTACCGTCAAGAAAGGCGAATAAGCTCTCTTTCTCGACATACCGCGTTAAGCGCAAAAAAGGCAGCTTCGGCTGCCTTTTTTTATCCACTGGGCCACCCCAAGGCTTGGCGCCCCCGGTAAAAAGCCCCCTCGGAGGGGGCAGCAAGCCGAAGGCACAGCGTAGAGGTCTTTTTTTACTGCACATTTCCCGGCCAAGGCGCCCCCTTTGCATTAAGATAGGGCGAATCAACCGACTGTTTTACCCTAGACGTGTCATCTAGCCTCATACCCACCTCCACCCCTGCTCGCCTGACCGCCACCGCTGCCGTCAAACTTCCCCGACTGGTCCTGCTTGTTGTGGGAACAATTTACATTCTTGCGGGGCTGTTTTTCCGTGACCCATGGAAAGCAGACGATGTCATCGGGCTTGCAACCATGCTGACCGCCTTGTCTGATCCCAGCGGTCAGGCCTTGCTATTGCCGCAGGTAGGCGATCTGGCGCATGCCCAGGACGGGCCACTCATCACCTGGCTGGGGACGCTGTTCATTACCCTGTTTGCGCCGCTGCTCAAACTTTTCACCTCCGAACTGAATGCCAATATTGTGGCCTCCCGCCTACCTAACCTGCTGTGGTTCGGCATGCTGGCCGCTTCGGTCTGGCACAGCGCCTACTGGCTGGCCCGTCGTCCCGAAGCCCAGCCGTTACGCCTGCCCTTTGGCGGGGAGCCCTCGCCCACCGCTTATGGACGCATGATTGCCGACGCCACTTTGCTGCTGACAGTGGCCACGGTCGGCATCATCTGGCGCATGCACGAAACCTCGGAAGTGCCGGCCATCATCGCTTTTCAGGCACTGGCCTTGTACAGTCTGGTGCGCATGTTCGACCGCCCTGCCTCGGGCGCGATCATGCTGGGCCTGTCTTTGGGTGCCTGCTTTCTGACCCGCGGCTGGCTGGGTGCGGGCCCCATCATGCTGGCCACTGCGCTGTGTTTCATTCCGCGCGGCCCCTTGCGCCAGCACAGCCAATGGCTGGCTCTGAGCGCCGTGCTGACCCTGGCCATCATCATGGCCTGGTGGATTCCGGCCAAGCGAGTCAGCGTGTACTGGACCGAACAATGGCGTCTGTGGCATCTGGCTGCCTGGGGCTGGGCTGGTTTCAAGGAACAACTGAATAATCTGCGCGACTTGCTGTGGTTCCTCTGGCCTATCTGGCCTTTGGCGCTGCTGGCGCTGTGGCAATGGCGCAGTTGGTTCAAGGCTCCGCATATTTATGTACCCGCCATCAGCTTTCTGGTCCCGCTCATCAGCCTATTATTCATGCGCGATGCCTTCGAGCCCGAATACGCCTTGCTGGTTGTACCTTGCGCTATCCTCGCTGCTTTCTCTTTGCCCACCTTGCGTCGTGGCGTCATCAATACGCTGGACTGGTTTGCCATCATGTGTTTCTCGCTGACGGCGGCAACCGTATGGCTGGGCTGGTTTGCTCAGCAAACCGGATGGCCACGCCAGATTTCGCACAACATTGCCCGCCAGACGCAAGGCTATGACACCTTTATCTCCTGGCCGGTCATGATTATTGCCGTGCTCGGTACCGTCGCCTGGGTCGCGCTGGTGCGCTGGCGCTTGTCCTCCAACCCTCCTGGGCTGTTGCGTGGCACAGTCTTGTCTGCTGGCGGCCTGATTACCACTTGGCTCTTGCTGGTGACTTTATGGATGCCTTCGCTGGACTATGTACGTAGTTACCGCGATGTGTCCGGCGAACTGTCTGCCGCCCTGCACACGCACAAGCAGCCCGGCGAATGCCTGCGCTCCTGGGGGCTGGGTTCAGGGCAACGGGCCTCCTTCCTGGTGTTCAACGACATCAATATCAATTTTGATAACCGCTGCTCTTTGGTACTGGAACAGTTTTCCCTGCGTGACCTGAAAGATGGCAAGGCCCCCATTCCCGACAATGCGGTCCAGCTCTGGCAAGGTAAACGCGGACCAGATCGCCACGAGGCTTTCCGTTTGCTGCGAGTCCAAGCTCAGTAAGTTTCAATCATGTCCTCCGTGTTTCATCACAACTGGAAAGGCCAGGCAGGCCAGATCCTGCGTCAGGCCTGGCCTGTGCTGGTTGGCTCCTGGGCGGGTATCGCCTTTGGCGTTCTGGATACCGTTATGGTCGGTCACAGCAGTGCGATCGATCTGCAGGCCATGGGCCTGGGCGTATCCATTTACATCACCGTTTTTATTGGCTTGATGGGTGTCATCCACGCCCTGATCCCTATCATTGCGCAGCAATTTGGCGCGCGCCGCCTGACAGAAGTGGGCCGCTGGTGGGGGCAAGGCGTCTGGCTGGCCCTTTTACTGACCTTGATCGGGACCCTGGCGCTGGCCTTTCCCAATCTATGGTTACGCTGGTCGGGCGATCTAAGCCTTGAAGTACACGACCGCGTGACCTGGTATTTGCGCAGCCTGATTTTGGCTCTGCCCGCCGCTCTGGTATTCCGAACGATTTACTGCCTGGGCACGGCAACGTCCCGCCCCAAGGCCGTCATGCTGATCAACCTGTTCAGCGTGGCCTTCAAGGCCCTGTTCAACTGGGTGCTGATTTTCGGGAAATTTGGGCTGCCTGCCATGGGGGCTGTCGGTTCAGGTCTGGCCACTACTCTGGTTTCCTGGCTGATGCTGGCGGCAGGCCTATGGTTACTGCGTACCGACCGCTACTACAAACCTTTCACGCTGCGACTGGGACTGCCTAACTGGGCGGCCCAAAAAGAACTGCTGCGTCTGGGGCTGCCTATGGGCGGCTCCTACCTGATCGAGATCTGCGCCTTCAGCTTTATGGCCTTGCTGGTTGCTCGTGAAGGAGTCTTTGCCTCGGGCGCACACCAGATCATGGCTAATCTGGCCGCCGTCTGCTTCATGGTGCCTATGGCCGTGGGTGTTGCCGCAGCTTCGGTCAGTGCACAAGCGATTGGTGCCAGGCAGTATCACCGCGCCCGTCAGGTGGGGATGGTCAGCCTGGGAATTGTGCTGGTGGGGGTGACGCTAACGACTACTTTGCTGGTGCTGCTGCGCCCGACGCTGGCCAATGCCTACACCGATGATGCCGATGTTGCACTGCGCGCATTGCTCTTACTGCAACTGCTGCCCTTCTTTCATTTTTTCGATGCGTTCCAGTGCCTGATTTCCTATCTGTTGCGCGCCTATAAAGTGGCCTTCATCCCCATGCTGCTGCAATTCTTTGCCTTGAGCGTACTGGGTTTGGGTGGGGGGTGGTGGCTGGGTTTTGGGCCCGCTGCCGGATCGCTGGAAGGAGTGATTCAATGGCTGGCACCGGGTGCGCCGGTGGGTGCGGCCAGCTTGTGGACCATGTCCAGCTTGGGGCTGGGGGCTTCGGCCTTGCTGCTGCTGTTCTGGTACGTCCATATTTTGCACATCTACAATCCGGCCAGGCGCAAGACGCAAGCGTCCCAATAAGCAAGACCTCGGGCACTGGCAGTCACTCAGTCCAGGACAGATTCAGACGTCCAGTTGCTGACCGTCCTTTGCTCTTTGCTCAGCATCAAAAGCCCAAGATCAAAATACGGCAAACCGTCAAAGCGCAAACATATAAAAAAACGGGACCCGTTCAATAACAGGTCCCATTTTCTTTATCGCCCTACCAAAACAAGAAAGGTCAGGCAGCAGGTTTACTGCCTTCAAGTGCTTCCACAATCTTGGCAGTATCATCCGGCGTCGACTCTGCAGCCGCATCCGGCGATTCCTCCGCCGCATCAATCAACGGACTGACCAGATCCACGACCTTGCTGCGCGAGAGCAAGCCCAGGAACTCGTCGTTCTCGCCCGTCACGGCCAAAGGTTCGCTGCTACGCAGCAACTGCCCCAGGATTTCATCCAGACCCATGGTGGCGGGAACGGAACTCATCTCGTCCACAAAGCTGGAAATATCCCGTGCGCCTTGCTGCACCGCTTCCTGGGCACTGGAACGCATCAGGACGCCAGCCAGACGCTTGCCATCGAGCACAGGCGCATACCGCACGCCCCGCTCACTCAGACGCTCAAGCGCATGAACGGCGCGGGTACGCATGGTGAAGGTCAATGTCTTGCTGGAATCGCGCACCGCATGGGCAGCATTAAGCACCTTACTGCGGTTCACATCCTGCAAGAAGGCCTGCACATAATCGCTGGCGGGCGATAGCAGAATGTCTTCAGGCGACCCCTCCTGGACCAGTTCACCATCTTTCAGGATGGCAATCCGGTTACCCAGACGCAGGGCCTCATCCAGATCATGCGTGATAAACACAATGGTCTTGTTCAGCCGGGCCTGCAGTTCCAGTAACTGATCCTGCATTTCGCGTCGAATCAACGGGTCCAAGGCCGAGAAAGCCTCGTCCATCAACAGGATGTCCGCATCGGTGGCCAAGGCACGTGCCAGACCCACACGTTGCTGCATACCGCCCGACAACTGATGAGGGTACTGATTTTCAAAGCCTTGCAGACCTACCTGCTCCAACCAGTAAGTAGCCTTCTCTTCACGAGCGGCGCGGCCCATGCCCTGCACTTGCAGGCCATAAGCCGCATTCTCCAGCACGGTACGATGCGGAAACAAGCCAAAACGCTGAAAGACCATGCTGATCTTTTGTTGACGGAACTGCATCAGCGCCTTGCCATCCAGGCTCATCACATCCACGTCATCGACCAGAATCTGCCCGGCAGTCGGTTCGATCAGACGGTTGAAGTGGCGGATCAGGGTGGATTTGCCCGAACCAGACAAACCCATGATGACGTAAATACTGCCATGCTCAATGGACAAGCTGATGTCACGCAGACCCAGCGTATGGCCACTCTTGGCCAGCAGCTCATCCTTACGAACCCCGTTGCGAGCCTCTTCCAGCCAGCGTTCGGGTTGAGAGCCAAAGATCTTGTAAATATTGCGAACGTCAATCTTGCTCATGAGGCCTCCCGCGTCTGAAAGCGGCGACCGAACTCTTGCGTGATACGGTCAAACAAGATGGCCAACAACACAATACCCAAACCCGCCATCAGGCCACGGCCCACCTGCAGGCGATTAATGCCTTGCAGCACTTCGTAACCCAGCCCCCGCACACCGATCATGGAGGCAATCACCACCATCGCCAGTGCCATCATGGTTGTCTGGTTAATACCGGCCATGATGTTGGGCATGGCCAACGGCAATTGCACCCCATAGAGCTGCTGCCAGCGATTGGACCCAAAAGAGCGCGAGGCTTCCAGTACTTCACTGTCGACCAGACGTATCCCCAGGTCCGTCAGACGAATCACCGGCGCAATAGCGTAAATAATGGTGGCAATCAGGGCGGCGATCTTGCCCAGATTGAACAGCATCACCACCGGAATCAGGTACACAAAGCTGGGCATGGTTTG is a genomic window containing:
- the maiA gene encoding maleylacetoacetate isomerase; translation: MILYSYFRSSAAYRVRIGLNLKGLDYQIKPVHLLKDGGQQHQPDYVQINPVQLLPALDDDGLIITQSLAILEYLDERYPELPLLPKASAERAWARSMAQTVACDIHPLNNLRVLQYLKNELHAEEDARNQWYRHWVTVGLEGLEALVQRHGKKDHPFIFGDTPGIAEICLIPQMFNARRFEIDLSAFPRLLAVEEKCLELSAFQEAAPDRQPDAA
- the ispH gene encoding 4-hydroxy-3-methylbut-2-enyl diphosphate reductase; amino-acid sequence: MSQATPVQNAEVVLAQPRGFCAGVDRAIDIVERALELHGAPIYVRHEIVHNRYVVEDLRNKGAIFIKELDEAPSGAIVIFSAHGVSRQVRDDAEKRGLKVFDATCPLVTKVHIEVSRMRTEGREIIMIGHVGHPEVEGTLGQADGGMYLVETPEDVANLKVADPDKLAFVTQTTLSVDDAAVVAQALRERFPNIVEPKKSDICYATQNRQDAVKIMAPQCDLVLVVGSTNSSNSNRLREVAERKGAEAYLLDKPEMIDPAWLVGKKRVGVTAGASAPEVLVNQVIQRLQELGVGKVRALDGVEENIAFPLPRELSRKIESLNK
- a CDS encoding FKBP-type peptidyl-prolyl cis-trans isomerase, which codes for MSNSASSELGIVRQDSYLTLHYRIELASGPAAGSVFADTFTGRPATLQLGNGQWAPGMEEKLLGRREDERFQLDITPEDAYGARNPDLLQRITREMLASNAAEGVEFVPGDMVEFAAPNGSRYSGVLKEIDDKTALFDFNHPLAGVALRLDVHILGIL
- the radC gene encoding DNA repair protein RadC, whose translation is MATSTLRRQGPRERMLAHGPACLSTPELLGIVLRTGTRERNAVELGQMLLDHFNGLKGLLSADASALRQLDGIGPAKCAELLVIRELQRRCALESLSGLPVLNQADKVREYCLAHIGHLPVEHCLALFLDNQLRLICAEEISRGTVNQASVYPREILRAALRHHSCAIILAHNHPSGAAYPSASDIRLTRHIRQALALVDIRLLDHIIVTPSQTVSMAERGDL
- a CDS encoding type B 50S ribosomal protein L31; its protein translation is MKEGIHPEYRDVVFLDLQTGNSFITRSTVQTRETTEKDGQTYPLFKCDVTSESHPFYTGAQTRIVETGRVEKFRARFARTAGTVKKGE
- a CDS encoding glycosyltransferase — encoded protein: MSSSLIPTSTPARLTATAAVKLPRLVLLVVGTIYILAGLFFRDPWKADDVIGLATMLTALSDPSGQALLLPQVGDLAHAQDGPLITWLGTLFITLFAPLLKLFTSELNANIVASRLPNLLWFGMLAASVWHSAYWLARRPEAQPLRLPFGGEPSPTAYGRMIADATLLLTVATVGIIWRMHETSEVPAIIAFQALALYSLVRMFDRPASGAIMLGLSLGACFLTRGWLGAGPIMLATALCFIPRGPLRQHSQWLALSAVLTLAIIMAWWIPAKRVSVYWTEQWRLWHLAAWGWAGFKEQLNNLRDLLWFLWPIWPLALLALWQWRSWFKAPHIYVPAISFLVPLISLLFMRDAFEPEYALLVVPCAILAAFSLPTLRRGVINTLDWFAIMCFSLTAATVWLGWFAQQTGWPRQISHNIARQTQGYDTFISWPVMIIAVLGTVAWVALVRWRLSSNPPGLLRGTVLSAGGLITTWLLLVTLWMPSLDYVRSYRDVSGELSAALHTHKQPGECLRSWGLGSGQRASFLVFNDININFDNRCSLVLEQFSLRDLKDGKAPIPDNAVQLWQGKRGPDRHEAFRLLRVQAQ
- a CDS encoding MATE family efflux transporter, whose product is MSSVFHHNWKGQAGQILRQAWPVLVGSWAGIAFGVLDTVMVGHSSAIDLQAMGLGVSIYITVFIGLMGVIHALIPIIAQQFGARRLTEVGRWWGQGVWLALLLTLIGTLALAFPNLWLRWSGDLSLEVHDRVTWYLRSLILALPAALVFRTIYCLGTATSRPKAVMLINLFSVAFKALFNWVLIFGKFGLPAMGAVGSGLATTLVSWLMLAAGLWLLRTDRYYKPFTLRLGLPNWAAQKELLRLGLPMGGSYLIEICAFSFMALLVAREGVFASGAHQIMANLAAVCFMVPMAVGVAAASVSAQAIGARQYHRARQVGMVSLGIVLVGVTLTTTLLVLLRPTLANAYTDDADVALRALLLLQLLPFFHFFDAFQCLISYLLRAYKVAFIPMLLQFFALSVLGLGGGWWLGFGPAAGSLEGVIQWLAPGAPVGAASLWTMSSLGLGASALLLLFWYVHILHIYNPARRKTQASQ
- a CDS encoding glycine betaine/L-proline ABC transporter ATP-binding protein, with amino-acid sequence MSKIDVRNIYKIFGSQPERWLEEARNGVRKDELLAKSGHTLGLRDISLSIEHGSIYVIMGLSGSGKSTLIRHFNRLIEPTAGQILVDDVDVMSLDGKALMQFRQQKISMVFQRFGLFPHRTVLENAAYGLQVQGMGRAAREEKATYWLEQVGLQGFENQYPHQLSGGMQQRVGLARALATDADILLMDEAFSALDPLIRREMQDQLLELQARLNKTIVFITHDLDEALRLGNRIAILKDGELVQEGSPEDILLSPASDYVQAFLQDVNRSKVLNAAHAVRDSSKTLTFTMRTRAVHALERLSERGVRYAPVLDGKRLAGVLMRSSAQEAVQQGARDISSFVDEMSSVPATMGLDEILGQLLRSSEPLAVTGENDEFLGLLSRSKVVDLVSPLIDAAEESPDAAAESTPDDTAKIVEALEGSKPAA
- a CDS encoding proline/glycine betaine ABC transporter permease, with protein sequence MFPELIDPRALRLPIDQFVGDLVDNYSSTLRALTQPLLDMLVFMESILRSSPWWAVVLVVVVLGWAASRRILFSVAMGAMLFLIGLIGLWDAAMQTLALMIVAVFLSVLIGIPLGLLMASFNWLRRIMMPILDVMQTMPSFVYLIPVVMLFNLGKIAALIATIIYAIAPVIRLTDLGIRLVDSEVLEASRSFGSNRWQQLYGVQLPLAMPNIMAGINQTTMMALAMVVIASMIGVRGLGYEVLQGINRLQVGRGLMAGLGIVLLAILFDRITQEFGRRFQTREAS